One Phaseolus vulgaris cultivar G19833 chromosome 2, P. vulgaris v2.0, whole genome shotgun sequence DNA window includes the following coding sequences:
- the LOC137812786 gene encoding tetraspanin-2, with amino-acid sequence MGVSNNITAVLNFVAMISSIPIIASGIWLASKPDNQCVANFRWPILIMGLLILLVSLAGFVGAYWNKQGLLALYLFSMALLIALLLILLVFAFLVTRPDGSYDVPGRAYKEYNLHGFSSWFRNRVTGSGSWHKIKPCLAASNVCSKLTLNYITADQFFASHISPLQSGCCKPPTVCGYNFVNPILWTNPVNATADPDCYLWNNDQNQLCYDCNACKAGLLGNLRKEWRKANIILIVAVVVLIWVYVIACSAFKNAQTEDLFNRYKQGWV; translated from the exons ATGGGTGTGAGCAACAACATCACCGCAGTGCTAAACTTTGTGGCCATGATCTCCTCAATTCCCATCATAGCCTCCGGCATTTGGTTGGCCTCAAAGCCCGATAACCAGTGCGTCGCCAACTTCCGCTGGCCCATTCTCATAATGGGCCTCCTCATCCTCCTCGTCTCCCTCGCGGGCTTTGTCGGTGCCTACTGGAACAAACAGGGCCTCCTCGCCCTTTACCTCTTCTCCATGGCTCTCCTCATCGCCCTCCTCCTCATCCTTCTCGTCTTCGCCTTCCTCGTCACCCGACCCGACGGATCCTACGACGTCCCCGGAAGAGCCTACAAGGAGTACAACCTCCACGGCTTCTCTTCCTGGTTCAGGAACCGCGTCACCGGCTCCGGCAGCTGGCACAAGATAAAGCCCTGTTTGGCTGCTTCCAATGTCTGCTCTAAGCTCACCCTCAATTACATCACCGCCGATCAATTCTTCGCTTCTCACATCTCCCCCTTGCAG TCAGGATGCTGCAAACCTCCTACAGTGTGTGGTTACAACTTTGTAAACCCCATACTTTGGACAAACCCAGTGAATGCTACAGCTGATCCAGATTGCTACTTGTGGAACAATGATCAAAATCAACTATGCTATGACTGTAATGCGTGCAAGGCTGGTCTTTTGGGTAACCTCAGAAAAGAATGGAGAAAAGCTAACATCATTCTCATAGTGGCGGTGGTGGTCCTCATATGGGTTTATGTCATCGCTTGTAGTGCCTTCAAGAATGCACAAACAGAAGACCTCTTCAACCGTTACAAGCAGGGTTGGGTTTGA
- the LOC137812785 gene encoding cytidine deaminase 1-like → MSRSQIQSTLTLSINNITLLQFPNPMDHSPKFLIDPSEALALADSAAITLPELLPRLVPAAQSLARPPISNFPVAAVGLGPSGRIFVGVNLEFPGLPLHHSVHAEQFLLCNLSLNAEANLASFAVSAAPCGHCRQFLQELRAASDVNILVTSHATPQFTPLSDFLPHQFGPHDLLSLRTPLLLEPHHNALTLLPSHAANDAALSNGHLHNHKLKNAALDAANKSHAPYTASPSGVALLDRQGNLYKGSYLESAAFNPSLGPVQAALVAFVAAGGGDYHQIVDAVLVEKEDAAVKQEHTARLLLHSISPDCNFSTFLCHSEPSPP, encoded by the coding sequence ATGAGTAGAAGCCAGATCCAATCCACTCTCACACTCTCTATAAATAACATAACACTGCTGCAATTCCCAAATCCAATGGATCATTCACCCAAGTTCCTCATCGACCCATCGGAAGCCCTCGCCCTCGCCGACTCCGCCGCCATCACACTACCGGAGCTCCTCCCCAGGCTCGTCCCCGCAGCCCAGTCCCTCGCCCGGCCCCCCATCTCAAACTTCCCGGTGGCCGCTGTGGGCCTGGGCCCATCCGGCCGCATCTTCGTGGGCGTCAACCTCGAGTTTCCGGGCCTCCCCCTCCACCACTCGGTCCACGCCGAGCAGTTCCTCCTCTGCAATCTCTCCCTGAATGCGGAGGCCAACCTCGCCTCCTTCGCCGTCTCCGCCGCCCCCTGCGGCCACTGCCGCCAATTCCTCCAGGAACTTCGCGCCGCCTCCGACGTGAACATCCTGGTTACCTCCCACGCCACGCCGCAATTCACCCCTCTCTCTGACTTCCTCCCACACCAATTCGGTCCCCACGACCTCCTCTCCCTCCGCACTCCCCTTCTCTTGGAACCCCACCACAACGCCTTAACCCTTCTCCCAAGCCACGCCGCCAACGACGCCGCCCTCTCCAACGGCCACCTCCACAATCACAAGCTCAAGAATGCGGCTCTCGACGCCGCCAACAAATCCCATGCACCCTACACTGCCTCCCCCTCCGGCGTCGCCCTCCTCGACCGCCAAGGCAATCTTTACAAAGGCTCTTACTTGGAATCCGCCGCCTTCAATCCCAGCCTCGGCCCCGTCCAGGCCGCGCTCGTCGCCTTCGTCGCCGCGGGCGGCGGCGACTACCACCAGATTGTGGACGCCGTTTTGGTGGAGAAGGAAGACGCCGCCGTTAAGCAGGAGCACACGGCGAGGTTGTTGCTTCACTCCATTTCGCCCGATTGCAACTTCAGCACATTCCTTTGCCACTCCGAACCTTCGCCACCCTAA
- the LOC137812784 gene encoding uncharacterized protein: protein MASNPFSALTSTKPTPLPTQDQDDHDSPSSKALLSFSTDSSHSSSPSSSSSSSSSKALFITLIITTCIALSTSFAFAFLYFSSKPPTSSTIHTPSLLARPLSKLKRPVVLLVSSDGFRFGYQFKAPTPHISRLIANGTEAEAGLIPVFPSLTFPNHYSIATGLYPAYHGIINNHFTDPLSGEAFYMGSHDPKWWLGEPLWETVVNNGLKAATYFWPGSEVKKGLWTCPLNYCSQYNASVSFEERVDTVLGYFDLPSDQIPDFMTLYFEDPDHQGHKVGADDPEITEAVARIDSMMGRLIRGLEQRGVFEDVSVIMVGDHGMVGTCDKKLIFLDDLAPWIDVQKDWVVTHTPVLAIRPPSGHDASDVVAKMNEGLSSGKVDNGKFLKVYLKENLPSRLHYAASDRIAPIIGLIEEGFKVEQKRTKRQECGGSHGYDNAVFSMRTIFIGHGPQFARGKKIPSFENVEIYNLVTSILKIKGTANNGSALFAESVLLSAA, encoded by the coding sequence ATGGCTTCCAATCCCTTCTCTGCATTGACTTCAACAAAGCCCACACCGCTCCCAACCCAAGACCAAGACGACCATGATTCACCTTCATCAAAAGCTCTTCTCTCTTTCAGCACAGATTCTTCCCActcttcttctccatcttcatcttcatcttcctcttcctctaAAGCCCTCTTCATCACTCTAATCATCACCACTTGCATTGCCTTATCAACATCCTTCGCCTTCGCCTTTCTCTACTTCTCTTCAAAGCCACCAACCTCTTCCACCATTCACACTCCTTCTCTCCTCGCTCGCCCTCTCTCCAAACTCAAGCGCCCCGTTGTCCTCTTAGTCTCCTCAGATGGGTTTCGATTCGGTTACCAATTCAAAGCCCCCACACCCCACATTTCTCGTTTGATCGCTAACGGAACCGAAGCAGAAGCCGGCTTGATTCCGGTTTTCCCCTCTCTCACTTTCCCCAACCATTACTCCATCGCCACTGGCCTCTACCCTGCTTACCATGGCATAATCAATAACCACTTCACCGATCCACTTTCTGGGGAAGCGTTTTACATGGGAAGCCATGACCCCAAGTGGTGGCTTGGGGAACCCTTGTGGGAAACTGTGGTCAACAATGGATTAAAGGCTGCAACTTATTTCTGGCCTGGTTCCGAGGTAAAAAAGGGTCTTTGGACTTGCCCTTTGAATTATTGTAGCCAGTATAATGCTTCTGTTTCGTTTGAGGAAAGGGTTGATACGGTTTTGGGGTATTTTGATTTGCCTAGTGATCAGATTCCTGATTTCATGACGCTTTATTTTGAGGACCCGGATCATCAGGGTCATAAGGTTGGTGCTGATGATCCTGAGATCACTGAGGCTGTTGCCAGGATTGATAGCATGATGGGGAGGTTGATTAGGGGTTTGGAGCAAAGAGGGGTTTTTGAGGATGTTAGTGTTATTATGGTTGGTGATCATGGAATGGTTGGTACATGTGATAAGAAATTGATTTTCCTTGATGATTTGGCTCCTTGGATTGATGTTCAGAAAGATTGGGTTGTGACACATACTCCTGTGCTTGCAATTCGTCCTCCTTCTGGTCATGATGCATCAGATGTTGTTGCTAAAATGAATGAAGGGTTGAGCTCGGGGAAAGTTGATAATGGGAAGTTCTTGAAGGTGTATTTGAAGGAGAATCTGCCTAGTCGGCTTCATTATGCAGCGAGTGATCGGATTGCACCGATAATTGGGTTGATCGAGGAAGGTTTCAAGGTTGAGCAGAAGAGAACGAAGCGGCAAGAGTGTGGTGGTTCTCATGGTTATGACAATGCGGTTTTCTCCATGAGGACCATTTTCATTGGACATGGTCCTCAGTTTGCTAGAGGGAAGAAGATACCATCGTTTGAGAATGTTGAGATTTATAATTTGGTTACTTCTATTCTAAAGATAAAGGGCACGGCTAATAATGGATCTGCCCTGTTTGCAGAGTCTGTTCTTCTATCGGCTGCATAA